The following proteins are encoded in a genomic region of Necator americanus strain Aroian chromosome II, whole genome shotgun sequence:
- a CDS encoding hypothetical protein (NECATOR_CHRII.G4871.T1) produces the protein MRRVAHCGRRQLDALSYFFILVTNKGPTTTFYTCPPPSRMHRADEVGPGQRLATISSKMYCNGNRFAEYLVRFELPTGDDTMMNETND, from the exons ATGAGACGGGTCGCACACTGTGGACGACGTCAGTTAG acgctctatcttactttttcatCTTAGTAAC aaataagggccccACAACGACATTTTACACCTGTCCGCCTCCGTCGAGAATGCACCGCGCCGATGAAGTTGGCCCCGGCCAACGTTTGGCGACGATATCCAGTAAAATGTATTGTAACGGG AATCGGTTTGCCGAATATCTGGTTCGTTTTGAGTTACCGACTGGCGATGACACAATGATGAACGAAACGAACGATTAG
- a CDS encoding hypothetical protein (NECATOR_CHRII.G4870.T1): protein MSYAAGKDWTNVSFEVGRLQLREWRETSARRSEEVVELWEHVVSRSPSSLGDELWIVYEQVCVAALDCARLDLAGECISALNNRFPRSNRVLRLRAMHHEAADQFDTALALYERLIEDDPTNNSFRKRKVAVLLAQGLRLEAIRELNDYLKIFLNDSEAWLQLSELFLAESDFAKAAHCLEECVLAAPLNTLYLRRLADIRYTQGGQENIELARAYYEQAAKLNPVDLRALYGIVLCTNYLSNHMKGSGGDKKRDLIAAGGSAIDKILAIYEEVESRDENPNIPLVMDAVKQMKTQLSTSK, encoded by the exons ATGAGCTATGCTGCTGGGAAGGACTGGACTAACGTATCGTTCGAAG TGGGTAGGCTTCAACTTCGTGAATGGCGTGAAACAAGTGCAAGAAGAAGCGAAGAGGTTGTAGAACTGTGGGAACACGTCGTGAGCCGTTCACCCTCTTCGCTTGGTGATGAATTATGGATTGTTTATGAACAG GTATGCGTTGCTGCACTAGATTGTGCTCGACTCGATTTGGCTGGTGAATGTATTTCTGCTTTAAATAATCGTTTTCCGCGAAGCAATCGTGTTCTCAGACTTCGGGCGATGCATCATGAGGCAGCCGACCA ATTCGATACTGCCTTAGCGTTATATGAGAGACTAATTGAGGATGATCCTACCAataat TCTTTTCGCAAACGAAAAGTGGCTGTTTTATTAGCACAAGGATTACGGCTTGAAGCAATTCGTGAACTTAATGACTACCTCAAG ATATTTCTAAACGATTCGGAGGCATGGCTTCAGCTGAGCGAACTATTTTTGGCTGAATCTGATTTCGCCAAGGCAGCCCATTGCCTAGAAGAATGCGTACTTGCAGCG CCTCTCAACACGTTGTATCTTCGGCGTCTTGCCGATATTCGATACACTCAAGGTGGACAAGAGAACATAGAACTTGCCCGTGCTTACTATGAACAAGCAGCCAAACTTAATCCTGTTGATCTACGCGCATTATATGGCATAGTTCTG TGTACTAACTATTTATCGAATCACATGAAGGGATCTGGTGGTGATAAGAAGAGGGATCTGATTGCAGCCGGTGGCAGTGCTATCGATAAGATTTTGGCCATATATGAAGAG GTTGAAAGCAGAGATGAGAATCCGAACATACCACTTGTAATGGATGCTGTAAAACAGATGAAGACTCAATTATCTACCTCTAAGTGA
- a CDS encoding hypothetical protein (NECATOR_CHRII.G4869.T2) encodes MDEIAPGGDCFCATCEVLVLIVCALRGGGAILLSKAHRNIECTVHLTLDLSRGCFHEDSVQLHEICVEQHLPTVASLLNRSSERVDLEKELNTLSKNPTIVPVRIGTKSIKNGLDRKQVMPSDHQTVIAKYTFATADQIREAIEVGLEARIPWERKSLRERADILLHAADLAAGKYRMKLNAATMLGQGKNIVQAEIDSACELIDFFRFNSKFALDLEKYEPISTKISTNKLIYRGMEGFVAAVAPFNFTAIGGNLASAPALMGNVVMWKPSNTAVLSNYFVHMLLEEAGIPQGVLSFLPSSGPVFGKVITESKYFSAVNFTGSVPTFKTLWQNVANNLDKYITFPKLIGECGGKNFHFVHPSANADVVAAGTVRSAWEYGGQKCSACSRLYVPKSRWDEIFQKIKEIHKQVKLGDVRDGSIFFSAVIDKASFDNIKSYIDYAKTGADGAKILLGGNCDDSKGYFIDATLITVTNTGSKLIHEEIFGPILTVYVYDDSKIEEVLASIKDHTPFGLTGAVFSEDKKFLYHARDVLRDAVGNMYLNDKSTGSVVGQQPFGGARMSGTNDKAGGPHYGIRWTSPLTIKETSVPLTEWRYPSMD; translated from the exons ATGGACGAGATAGCTCCCGGTGGTGATTGCTTTTGTGCAACATGCGAAGTGTTGGTTCTCATCGTCTGCGCTCTCCGAGGGGGCGGTGCTATCTTGCTGTCGAAAGCACATCGCAATATCGAATGCACTGTGCATTTAACGCTAGATCTC AGTAGA ggaTGTTTTCACGAAGACTCGGTTCAGCTACACGAAATTTGCGTAGAGCAGCATCTACCTACAG TGGCTTCACTTCTGAACA GAAGCAGTGAAAGAGTCGATCTTGAAAAGGAATTAAATACTCTCAGTAAA AATCCAACAATTGTGCCTGTTCGAATTGGCACTAAGAGTATAAAGAACGGCTTGGACCGCAAGCAAGTTATG CCATCTGATCATCAAACAGTAATCGCCAAGTACACATTTGCTACCGCTGATCAAATTCGTGAAGCTATTGAAGTTGGATTAGAGGCGCGAATTCCATGGGAAAGAAAATCACTGAG AGAACGTGCAGACATCCTTCTCCATGCAGCAGACTTAGCAGCTGGGAAATACCGCATGAAACTGAATGCAGCGACTATGCTCGGTCAGGGAAAGAACATTGTGCAG GCTGAAATTGACTCTGCTTGTGAGCTCATCGACTTTTTCCGTTTCAACTCCAAGTTTGCTTTGGACCTGGAAAAATACGAACCAATCAGCACTAAAATCAGTACCAACAAATTGATTTACAGAGGAATGGAG GGTTTCGTAGCTGCCGTGGCACCTTTCAATTTTACTGCGATTGGTGGCAACTTGGCCTCAGCCCCAGCTTTGATG ggaAATGTAGTTATGTGGAAACCTTCCAATACCGCTGTATTGAGTAACTATTTTGTCCATATGCTTTTGGAGGAAGCTG GCATTCCACAGGGAGTGTTGTCTTTCTTACCCTCGTCTGGTCCTGTATTCGGGAAAGTTATTACAGAGAGCAAGTATTTCAG CGCTGTAAACTTCACTGGATCAGTTCCTACCTTCAAGACCTTATGGCAGAATGTTGCCAATAATCTTGACAAATACATTACTTTCCCAAAACTCATTGGAG AATGTGGTGGCAAGAACTTCCATTTCGTTCATCCATCTGCTAATGCTGACGTAGTTGCGGCAG GCACTGTACGATCTGCATGGGAGTATGGGGGTCAAAAGTGCTCTGCTTGCTCCCGTTTGTATGTCCCAAAAAGCCGATGGGATGAAATCTTCCAGAAGATCAAGGAGATTCACAAGCAAGTGAAGCTTGGTGAT GTTCGTGATggatcaattttcttttcggcCGTCATAGATAAGGCTTCGTTCGATAACATCAAAAGTTATATTG ACTATGCAAAAACTGGTGCTGACGGAGCTAAGATTCTTCTCGGTGGAAACTGTGACGATAGCAAGGGATACTTCATTGATGCCACACTTATAACTGTTACTAACACCGGTAGCAAGCTTATTCATGAG GAAATCTTCGGACCTATACTAACCGTTTACGTTTATGATGATTCAAAGATTGAGGAAGTCCTCGCTTCTATCAAA GATCACACTCCGTTCGGTTTGACGGGTGCCGTTTTCTCTGAGGACAAAAAGTTCCTTTATCA TGCGCGCGATGTCCTTCGCGATGCGGTAGGAAACATGTATTTGAACGACAAATCTACCGGTTCGGTAGTGGGACAACAACCGTTCGGTGGAGCTCGCATGTCAG GAACCAATGACAAGGCTGGTGGACCCCACTATGGAATTAGATGGACTTCACCTCTTACGATAAAGGAGACAAGTGTTCCACTCACTGAGTGGCGTTATCCTTCGATGGATTAA
- a CDS encoding hypothetical protein (NECATOR_CHRII.G4869.T1), with translation MMSSEEISRMVHFAPMTWYCHSIDFLKSMHVIRHDMLRRKQMVKEYDRILQTAGISMQQRSYIRFEMIRMFSRRLGSATRNLRRAASTYSGFTSEQFMRQAANEPILEYRKGSSERVDLEKELNTLSKNPTIVPVRIGTKSIKNGLDRKQVMPSDHQTVIAKYTFATADQIREAIEVGLEARIPWERKSLRERADILLHAADLAAGKYRMKLNAATMLGQGKNIVQAEIDSACELIDFFRFNSKFALDLEKYEPISTKISTNKLIYRGMEGFVAAVAPFNFTAIGGNLASAPALMGNVVMWKPSNTAVLSNYFVHMLLEEAGIPQGVLSFLPSSGPVFGKVITESKYFSAVNFTGSVPTFKTLWQNVANNLDKYITFPKLIGECGGKNFHFVHPSANADVVAAGTVRSAWEYGGQKCSACSRLYVPKSRWDEIFQKIKEIHKQVKLGDVRDGSIFFSAVIDKASFDNIKSYIDYAKTGADGAKILLGGNCDDSKGYFIDATLITVTNTGSKLIHEEIFGPILTVYVYDDSKIEEVLASIKDHTPFGLTGAVFSEDKKFLYHARDVLRDAVGNMYLNDKSTGSVVGQQPFGGARMSGTNDKAGGPHYGIRWTSPLTIKETSVPLTEWRYPSMD, from the exons ATGATGTCGAGTGAGGaaatatctcgaatggttcatTTTGCTCCTATGACATG GTACTGTCATTCCATTGACTTTTTGAAATCTATGCACGTAATTCGTCACGATATgctaagaagaaaacaaatggtTAAGGAATACGATCGTATTTTGCAAACAGCAGGAATTTCAATGCAGCAACGATCATACATTCGTTTTGAGATGAtaa ggaTGTTTTCACGAAGACTCGGTTCAGCTACACGAAATTTGCGTAGAGCAGCATCTACCTACAG TGGCTTCACTTCTGAACAGTTTATGAGACAAGCTGCCAATGAACCAATATTGGAGTACAGAAAAGGAAGCAGTGAAAGAGTCGATCTTGAAAAGGAATTAAATACTCTCAGTAAA AATCCAACAATTGTGCCTGTTCGAATTGGCACTAAGAGTATAAAGAACGGCTTGGACCGCAAGCAAGTTATG CCATCTGATCATCAAACAGTAATCGCCAAGTACACATTTGCTACCGCTGATCAAATTCGTGAAGCTATTGAAGTTGGATTAGAGGCGCGAATTCCATGGGAAAGAAAATCACTGAG AGAACGTGCAGACATCCTTCTCCATGCAGCAGACTTAGCAGCTGGGAAATACCGCATGAAACTGAATGCAGCGACTATGCTCGGTCAGGGAAAGAACATTGTGCAG GCTGAAATTGACTCTGCTTGTGAGCTCATCGACTTTTTCCGTTTCAACTCCAAGTTTGCTTTGGACCTGGAAAAATACGAACCAATCAGCACTAAAATCAGTACCAACAAATTGATTTACAGAGGAATGGAG GGTTTCGTAGCTGCCGTGGCACCTTTCAATTTTACTGCGATTGGTGGCAACTTGGCCTCAGCCCCAGCTTTGATG ggaAATGTAGTTATGTGGAAACCTTCCAATACCGCTGTATTGAGTAACTATTTTGTCCATATGCTTTTGGAGGAAGCTG GCATTCCACAGGGAGTGTTGTCTTTCTTACCCTCGTCTGGTCCTGTATTCGGGAAAGTTATTACAGAGAGCAAGTATTTCAG CGCTGTAAACTTCACTGGATCAGTTCCTACCTTCAAGACCTTATGGCAGAATGTTGCCAATAATCTTGACAAATACATTACTTTCCCAAAACTCATTGGAG AATGTGGTGGCAAGAACTTCCATTTCGTTCATCCATCTGCTAATGCTGACGTAGTTGCGGCAG GCACTGTACGATCTGCATGGGAGTATGGGGGTCAAAAGTGCTCTGCTTGCTCCCGTTTGTATGTCCCAAAAAGCCGATGGGATGAAATCTTCCAGAAGATCAAGGAGATTCACAAGCAAGTGAAGCTTGGTGAT GTTCGTGATggatcaattttcttttcggcCGTCATAGATAAGGCTTCGTTCGATAACATCAAAAGTTATATTG ACTATGCAAAAACTGGTGCTGACGGAGCTAAGATTCTTCTCGGTGGAAACTGTGACGATAGCAAGGGATACTTCATTGATGCCACACTTATAACTGTTACTAACACCGGTAGCAAGCTTATTCATGAG GAAATCTTCGGACCTATACTAACCGTTTACGTTTATGATGATTCAAAGATTGAGGAAGTCCTCGCTTCTATCAAA GATCACACTCCGTTCGGTTTGACGGGTGCCGTTTTCTCTGAGGACAAAAAGTTCCTTTATCA TGCGCGCGATGTCCTTCGCGATGCGGTAGGAAACATGTATTTGAACGACAAATCTACCGGTTCGGTAGTGGGACAACAACCGTTCGGTGGAGCTCGCATGTCAG GAACCAATGACAAGGCTGGTGGACCCCACTATGGAATTAGATGGACTTCACCTCTTACGATAAAGGAGACAAGTGTTCCACTCACTGAGTGGCGTTATCCTTCGATGGATTAA
- a CDS encoding hypothetical protein (NECATOR_CHRII.G4872.T1) encodes MRLENHTHIRHIMLYHYEKGWSAAQSFRDLNELFGKGTITDSAVWKWFIRFKSGDTSLEDKEGRGRPSDFDDQALLTVVVSVIGLTTQMKGNNGESLTKMASGNSTSTATSIWLSLIALTLQSRRKDRAKKNHIVFHHDNACPHAERRVIESIANKGWDLLPHPPYSPIEVPTDYHVNRSLENWQTNKVYDELNGLVADVKAWIASKNRDFFARGIDRLPSKWEAVLEVDGDYALE; translated from the coding sequence atgcgTCTCGAAAATCACACTCATATTCGCCATATTATGCTCTACCACTACGAGAAAGGATGGAGCGCAGCCCAGTCATTTCGCGATCTCAACGAACTTTTTGGCAAAGGAACAATTACTGATAGTGCAGTATGGAAGTGGTTTATTCGCTTTAAATCAGGTGACACTAGTTTGGAAGATAAAGAAGGAAGAGGTCGGCCATCGGATTTTGATGATCAAGCACTTCTGACAGTTGTTGTTTCTGTTATTGGTTTAACGACGCAGATGAAAGGCAACAATGGAGAATCCCTGACAAAAATGGCAAGCGGCAATTCAACATCAACAGCGACGTCTATCTGGCTCAGCTTGATCGCCTTAACGCTGCAATCGAGGCGAAAAGaccgcgcaaaaaaaaaccacatcgtGTTCCATCACGATAACGCCTGTCCACATGCTGAGCGCCGTGTAATCGAATCCATCGCCAATAAGGGATGGGATCTGCTCCCACATCCGCCGTACTCACCGATAGAAGTACCAACGGACTATCATGTCAATCGCTCTTTGGAAAACtggcaaacaaacaaagtctACGACGAATTGAATGGCTTGGTGGCTGATGTCAAAGCGTGGATTGCCTCCAAGAATCGTGACTTCTTCGCACGTGGAATCGACCGACTGCCAAGCAAATGGGAAGCAGTTCTTGAAGTGGATGGTGACTATGCTCTCGAATGA